TCGTGCTAGCTAACATTCACCAGCCCCGATGGAACCAGTGAATTTCCAAAAGTGGTTGTTATCGATgcaatcataaaaaaattgagTTCACCGTAAAATGAACTTTAACGAGATAGCTGACAGAATGAAGTTATCAGTGGAAAGTTTCGGACATATTGCTCATGATATTTCAACAAATAAAAGCTCTGTGCTAAGTGGGCAAAGCGCTAGCTAACAATCGAGACAATGTAGATATTAGCGAAAACGACGGCTAAATTGCTTCGAATCATACCTCAAGAAATTGCTGCGTAGAAAAAGATTTAGTGACGATGAAGCGGTAAACGTCGAGGATGAGCtcataatgtaaatatatgttttatcaTCTGATTTAGATTTGTGGTTGTCTTTCAAGAGAGAGAGAATAGTTGTCAATCATCAGAGATTGTACTCGTACTCTGTGATAGAATATGAAAGTTAATTGCAAAGCTATAATCAGCATTCTTAGGCGGAGACTTAGAAAGCTTCTTTTCGAATCGTATTTTAAAGTAACCCTCCAGTTAATATAACTACTTTCGAATTTCCCGAAGTAGGTGGTTTTGGTTCAAATTACCAATTTTTCATATGTTTATAATTTCTAAACTTCACTAAACTTCCACAGTGAGCTATACAAGAAATCGAGAGAATGAGAAACCGTTAAAACTTTTACGATTTTTGTGTTGGTTTGGCACGCGTTACAAACCTTACAAAGCTTGgtaacaaaaattatagttCATACTTTGAATATTAACTAACACTAAACTTACCCATTGTGAATTGCAAAAATGCACTCTCTCCACGAAaatatattacagttttaaaaCTTGACTTCTCAAAAACTTTAGTTCACCACAAGTGGACCGGAATCTATGCACTAAGCTCTAAGCTAGAATGAATACGCTCTTTTATACTTTTCTCTCCGCACACAAGCATATgtagacacacatacatgtgcCTTAAagatataatacaatttaaattttccgCCTAACTGAGTGTCAAGTAATAAGCTATCAGGCTGCGCTCAACCGgcgataaataaaattaatcattcTATGTATTGCGTGTTCGATTTAATTTCCTTTGATTGGTTTCTTCTTATCACAAATGTGCACTTGCGCCAGCACACATATTGGACGATATTAGAATCGCAAAGGATTTGTTTTGGAAAGGGTTTTCTAAAGAGTATGAATTTTATGTTTCgccataaaaaattgaaaaattgtaaaacaaatgCGCAATAAATGGATATAAGCTTCATTTGGCTATATCTTTGGCCGAGCTTTTCttcccaaaaatatttgtttaactgATGTGGCCAGTATTGAACCGCTTTCAAAATCGCTGCATTTCGAGTAGAAATAGGAAATTTGGACTTGAACTTGGCACCCATCGTCTGGTAGTCACACACTTTTGGCTCTGCGCATAAACTGGTCATTAGGGCGATttctttttatcaatttttaaaatatgttgtgTCAATTTTGTTGTACAGTAATTTTTGCCACTTCATTGCTTCCTCATACTTCATAAAGCACAAAAATGTGAATGAAACCCTTattttatgaatgaatgaatatatataaatgcaaaaagatttcaaataatatatacatacatatatgtaagtagatTATTTATACTATATACTCAATATGGGTCATAAATCATTTATTACTTGAGCGTACAAAtagtttcaattttaaaaacaaaaattcaaaatgctcTGACGTCACACGGTTATGTGATACCATATGTACGGTTATGTGTACCATATGTACAGATTCATAGATGATTAACTGACTTATTGTGCGCTTTAATCCCTAAATTTTGTCAATTAactaattttcttttcaaatacatattaaCAAATCTAGTGCTATACAGCTAAATTAAGAAGCTGTCGAGAACGCTTattagtgaaaaaaatttgataatcgCGTTCGTTGTGAGACTGTTACAAGACAAGATAACAATTctcaattttatattataataagttACTAAATAAAGTACAGCCCAGAAGTACCCATAAAATTAGTTCTTCGTTTGGGTAATGTTGTTAGATAACTGGGGGCTGAAAAGTTTCGTATAGAGATAGCCAGCCGGCTTTGAAAACATTAAAGACTCTTAGGATTTCGTGAAAGTTAGTGAAAGAATGCCTTGATCTCTTAGTGAATCTAACATGTTATtttacgataaacctgcaatgcgTTCTAGGACATACATACTAATACCCCTGGTAGCTGTGAAGCaaatgaactagccagaacaggcactaCGCTACAATAACACTCCGGAAACGAGGGAATTTGTATGCCTCTGACaacttgtagatatttaatcaacaaaaatgttataaatatagcTAAGTCTCAAACGCGGCATAAATGGAAGTTGAGCCGCACATGCAGACTATTAAAATGTTAAAGCAAttatataagaactctagtaggagtgctAACAGGTCACTTTTTAACTGTAGGCATGCAAGTTGACTAGGAACGCCATATAATGATTATTGCAGAAGCTGCAGGGAGGTAGATGAAGAGGGGACTATAAAACATCTTCTACGCGATTGTAAggctttgtatatttattttatgaagataacttgccaaataaaaacttATTCCATAGAAGAACTTATGGAGCGTTTTAGGCTGAAAATACCTTTCTGCAAAGTTTCAGATGGATATCTCCAAAATTGAGGAACTAGTACACGcatatacagatggacagaaAAACAGGAATGAATGACGGAcataaatcgactcagcccgtgattatgtatgtatataagtatatacatacacttcatagggtctccgacatttttttctgggtgttgcaaacttcgtggctaaTTTAATATCTCTCGTCAACTCTatataattcataaaaatttagcTCCTGAGACAAATGATAACAGATTTAGTACCAAAATAGTAAAATCTACATAATCCCGTTGTATTGTAAAATCTAAACATACTGATAATGGAAATCTAAGTATCTATTGGTATAGTACCAAGAACTGCTACTCCGTCGAAGTTACTTAATGATTAATTCTGTTGAGCTCCCAAAAAAGTAGTGTTGCAGTTTCCTTAAACAATTCATAGTGCGTTGATTTCTTTATCAATCTAATATTTGACATTAAAAGAGTTtaggaaaatctttaaaaagaaaCTCCACAAGTAACAAATTTACTGTAAATGTCTCTGACCATATTCATCTATTTCCACCTCTCTTTCAGAGAGAACTATTCActgtaaaatttcaatatatgtatgtaaaaacgTATTATCGTACGAAATTCCGTTATTTAAAAGTTCCTGAATTTAAGAGAAATTTCACttcttattattaataaattaactaCTGTACTCCACTAACGTCCAGTTATTTTTATGAGTCACAGAAGTCCTTGGCATTCAAAGTGAAGCTTCATTGACGTCATTGCCAAGGCTTCGgaaatttcattcataaaacaaaaaccatTACTTTTTAAGCACAAACCGTTAAAAAATAAAGCACAATGACACAAATCAATATCGGCATAAGCATATTGAATCCTTTGTGGCCACTCACGCACTGTTTCAAGCGTGCAGTGGTGCACATTTGCGATAAGCAAATTTAATCAATCAGCGCGGAAATGAAGTTCATTGAGAAGGAAGAAATTAGAAGACATCTTGGAAAACACTGCTGCGAGTTTTTCTGCAGCAAATCCACAGGAATTGGTATAAAAGCGCTGCGAATACTTTCAGGAGGTCAGTCAAGTCAAAGCAATCCGCTCGACAAGGACAATCGCAACTAAACACGAGAGCTCTAGCATCACTACTATTTCATCCTTAGTATAAAAGTTCTCGAATAGTCTGAACCAAGTGATAAGTAAAATGGGTATCAGGTTTTGGCAGTTGCAGGCAACTGTTCTTTACCTAATAGTAGCGACCAGTTTTGCTCGAGAGGAATTACGCACTTGTGAAGATGACGGTTACGTTGAATGTTTTAACATCGAGACAACCAAATATTCAAGCAACGGTGACATTTGGGTACGAGGAAACAGTGTATACTCAAAACAATCGCCGCCGTACCAGAAAGTTTCAGAGCGTCAAGAACATTCAAGCCATTACGATTATGGTGCTCACACAGAGGCTCGAGACTATTCAAATCGAGCTAATAACCGTGAAGTTACAAGACGCGCTGATGATCGACAGGAGCGACGAGAGACTATCAGACAATTGGATAATCACGAAGAACAGCAAGAAATTGCAATGCGTTTTGATATCCGACAAGAGCCACGAGAAATTACAAGACGTGTTGATGATTACAAAGAAGGACAAGAAATTTCAATACACCGTGATGAACATCCAGAACGACGAGAAACTACAATGCGTCGTGATGAACAATCAGAACGAAGAGAGATGACAATACGAGTTGCAGGTCGTGAGGAACGCCGAGCCATAGAAATGAGACTTGATAACCGACAAGAACGACCAGAGATTACAAGACGCGTTGATGATCGCGAGGAACGACGTGAAACTTCAATGCGACGTGATGACCAACAGCAACCACGACAAATTACAAGACGTGTTGATGATCGTGAAGAACGGCGAGAAACTGCAATTCCCGGTAATGACCGTCAGATGACAAAACATGTTGATGACCATGAGGAGCGACGAGATATTACAAGACGAGTTGAAGATCATAAGAGTCGCCGAGCCATAGAAGTGCGGCTTGATGATCGACACGAACCACGACAGATTACAAGACGTGTTGATGATCACGAAAAACAACGAGAAACTTCAATGCGCCGCGATGACCGTCAGGAGCGACGACAGATTACAGGAGGTGTTGATGATCGTGAGGGACGTCGAGCTTTTGAAATGCGTCTTGAAGACCGACAGCAACCACGAGGGATTACAAAACGTGTTGATGATCGCGAAGAACAACGAGAAATTTCAATGCGCCGTGATGACCGACAAGAACGACAAGAAATTACAAGACATGCTGATGATCGCGAAGAACGGCGAGAAACTTCAATGCGCCGTGACTACCGTCAGGAGCGACGACAGATTAAAAGAGGTGTTGATGATCGTGAGGGACGTCGAGCTTTTGAAATGCGTGTTGATAATAGCGAAGAACGTAGAGAAACTTCAATGCGTCTTGATGACCGACAACAATCACGAAAGATTCCGAAACGTGTTGATGATCGCGAGGAACGACGAGAAAGTTCAATGCGCCGTGATGAACAGCAGGAGCGACTAGAGATTTCAAGACGTGTTGAAGATCGTGCGGGACGCCAAGCCATTGAAATGCGTCTTGAAGACCGACAGGAACCACGACAGATTACAAGACGTGCTGGTAATAGCGAAGAACGACGAGAAACTTCAATGCGTCTTGATGACCGACAAGAACAACAAGAAATTACAAGACGTGCTGATGATCGCGACGAACGACGAGAAACTTCAATGCGTCTTGATGACCGACAAGAACGACAAGAAATTACAAGACGTGCTGATGATCGCGAGGAACGACGAGAAACTTCATTGCGCCGTGATGAACAACAGGAGCGACGAGAGATTTCGAGACGTGTTGATGATCGTGCGGGACGCCAAGTCATTGAAATGCGTCTTGAAGACCGACAACAATCACGAGAGATTACAAAACGTGTTGATGATCGCGAAGAACGGCGAGAAACTTCAATGCGTCTTGATGACCGACAAGAACGACAAGAAATTACAAGACGTGCTGATGATCGCGACGAACGACGAGAAACTTCAAGGCGCCGTGACGATCGTCAGGAGCGACGGCAGATTACAAGAGGTGTTGATGATCGTGAGGGACGTCGAGCTATTGAAATGCGTCTTGAAGACCGGCAGGAACCACGACAGATTACAAGACGTGTCGATAATAGCGAAGAACGGCGAGAAACGTCAATGCGTCTTAATGACCGACAAGAACGACAAGAAATTACAAGACGTGCTGATGATCGCGAGGAACGACGAGAAACTTCATTGCGCCGTGATGAACAACAGGAGCGACGACAGATTACAAGACGTGTTGATAATAGCGAAGAACGGCGAGAAACTTCAATGCGTCTTGATGACCGACAAGAACGACAAGAAATTACAAGACGTGCTGATGATCGCGAAGAACGTCGAGAAACTTCAATGCGTCTTAATCACCGACAAGAACGACAAGAAATTACAAGACGTGCTGATGATCGCGACGAACGACGAGAAACTTCAATGCGCCGTGATGAACAACAGAATCGACGAGAGCCGACAAGACGAGTTTATGATCGTGAGGGACGCCGAATCATTGAAATGCGTCTTGAAGACCGACAGGAACCACGACAGATTTCAAGACGTGTTGATAATCGCGAAGAACGTCGAGAAACTTCAATGCGTCTTGATGACCGACAAGAACGACAAGAAATTACAAGACGTGCTGATGATCGCGACGAACGACGAGAAACTTCAAGGCGCCGTGACGATCGTCAGGAGCGACGGCAGATTACAAGAGGTGTTGATGATCGTGAGGGACGTCGAGCTATTGAAATGCGTCTTGAAGACCGGCAGGAACCACGACAGATTACAAGACGTGTCGATAATAGCGAAGAACGGCGAGAAACTTCAATGCGTCTTAATGACCGACAAGAACGACAAGAAATTACAAGACGTGCTGATGATCGCGAGGAACGACGAGAAACTTCATTGCGCCGTGATGAACAACAGGAGCGACTAGAGCTTTCAAGACGTGTTGATGATGACGAAGAAAGACAAGAAACTTTAATGCGCCGTGATGAACAACAGAGTCGACGAGAGCCGACAAGACGAGTTTATGATCGTGAGGGACGCCGAATCATTGAAATGCGTCTTGAAGACCGACAGGAACCACGACAGATTACAAGACGTGTTGATAATAGCGAAGAACGTAGAGAAACTTCAATGCGTCTTGATGACCGACAAGATATTACAAGACGTGCTGATGATCGCGAGGAACGACGAGAAACTTCATTGCGCCGTGATGAACAACAGGAGCGACGAGAGATCTCGAGACGTCTTGATGATCGTGCAGGACGCCAAGTCATTGAAATGCGTCTTGAAGACCGACAACAATCACGAGAGATTACAAAACGTGTTGATGATCGCGAAGAACGGCGAGAAACTTCAATGCGTCTTGATGACCGACAAGAACGACAAGAAATTACAAGACGTGCTGATGATCGCGAGGAACGACGAGAAACTTCAATGCGCCGTGATGAACAACAGGAGCGACGAGAGATTTCGAGACGTGTTGATAATCGCGAAGAACGACGAGAAACTTCAATGCGTCTTGATGACGGACAAGAACGGCAAGAAATTACAAGACGTGCTGATGATCGCGAGGAACGACGAGAAACTTCATTGCGCCGTGATGAACAACAGGAGCGACGAGAGATTTCGAGACGTGTTGATGATCGTGCGGGACGCCAAGCCATTGAAATGCGTCTTGAAGACCGACAGGAACCACTACAGATTACAAGACGTGCTGATAATAGCGAAGAACGACGAGAAACTTCAATGCGTCTTGATGACCGACAAGAACGACAAGAAATTACAAGACGTGCTGATGATCGCGAGGAACGACGAGAAACTTCATTGCGCCGTGATGAACAACAGGAGCGACGAGAGATTTCGAGACGTGTTGATGATCGTGCGGGACGCCAAGCCATTGAAATGCGTCTTGAAGACCGACAGGAACCACGACAGATTACAAGACGTGCTGATAATAGCGAAGAACGACGAGAAACTTCAATGCGTCTTGATGACCGACAAGAACGACAAGAAATTACAAGACGTGCTGATGATCGCGAGGAACGACGAGAAACTTCATTGCGCCGTGATGAACAAAAGGAACGACGAGAGATTTCGAGACGTGTTGATGATCGTGCGGGACGCCAAGCCATTGAAATGCGTCTTGAAGACCGACAGGAACCACGACAGATTACAAGACGTGCTGATAATAGCGAAGAACGACGAGAAACTTCAATGCGTCTTGATGACCGACAAGAACAACAAGATATTACAGGACGTGTTGATAATAGCGAAGAACGTAGAGAAACTTCAATGCGTTTCGATGACCGACAAGAACGACAAGAAATTACAAGACGTGCTGATGATCGCGAGGAACGACGAGAAACTTTAATGCGCCGTGATGAACAACAGGAGCGACTAGAGCTTTCAAGACGTGTTGATGATCGTGCGGGACGCCAAGCCATTGAAATGCGTCTTGAAGACCGACAGGAACCACGACAGATTACAAGACGTGCTGATAATAGCGAAGAACGACGAGAAACTTCAATGCGTCTTGATGACCGACAAGAACGACAAGAAATTACAAGACGTGCTGATGATCGCGAGGAACGACGAGAAACTTCATTGCGCCGTGATGAACAACAGGAGCGACGAGAGATTTCGAGACGTGTTGATGATCGTGCGGGACGCCAAGCCATTGAAATGCGTCTTGAAGACCGACAGGAACCACTACAGATTACAAGACGTGCTGATAATAGCGAAGAACGACGAGAAACTTCAATGCGTCTTGATGACCGACAAGAACGACAAGAAATTACAAGACGTGCTGATGATCGCGAGGAACGACGAGAAACTTCATTGCGCCGTGATGAACAAAAGGAGCGACGAGAGATTTCGAGACGTGTTGATGATCGTGCGGGACGCCAAGCCATTGAAATGCGTCTTGAAGACCGACAGGAACCACGACAGATTACAAGACGTGCTGGTAATAGCGAAGAACGACGAGAAACTTCAATGCGTCTTGATGACCGACAAGAACAACAAGATATTACAGGACGTGTTGATAATAGCGAAGAACGTAGAGAAACTTCAATGCGTTTCGATGACCGACAAGAACGACAAGAAATTACAAGACGTGCTGATGATCGCGAGGAACGACGAGAAACTTTAATGCGCCGTGATGAACAACAGGAGCGACTAGAGCTTTCAAGACGTGTTGATAATGACGAAGAACGACATGAAACTCTAATGCGCCGTGATAACCAACAGAATCGACGAGAGCCGACAAGACGAGTTTATGATCGTGAAGGACGCCGAATCATTGAAATGCGTCCTGATGACCGACAGAAACAACAACAGATCACCAGACGTGTTGATGATCGCGACGAACGACGAGAAACTTTAATGCACCGTGATGACCGTCAGGAGCGACAAGAAATTACAAGACGTGTTGACGATCGTGAAGAACAACGAGCACTTTCTCGACTTGATGACCGAGAGGATCAGAATGAGATTGCTAGGGGCACTAATCGCCAGATATGGCGTGACCACTCCAATCTTATAGAAAATAATGACGAATTATGGGCAGAGAGCAGTCGTCTGAACAATAGAGATGAACGCCTAGAAATTATAGTACGTGAACTTTCAACtgataatgaaatgaaatccAGCCCACGAACTAGGACTAATGTAAATTTGAAACGAGGATACATTTTACTTGGACAGGGAACAATTTTGGCTTTTGCCTTGATGAAAGCGCTCAAGGATTATgagtttaaaataaagtatgtgCAATTGTTCACTGCTTTACAgtcatttcaattattttattttttgatttcagaAGAGTTTCCTCTCAACACATTGGCGATTCAGCATTTCTTATAGGATTTTAAAAATACCTACTTGCTACCAGAATGACAAACAATGATACCGGTAAATTGGCTTAcgaattgtaaataatatataaagtgtACCTAAAGCAAATCTGCGAAATCGCTGtgttaacaaaaataatgaaaacataaTCGAAATAGTTATTAATAGGAAAATAGTTGTAAAATTGTTATGatcaaattgtaataaattgtaATCAATTGGTGTTATTTATTctagtatatacaaatgtgtatatatatttataaatatatatctgtatataataaaaaatatatctatatataataacatatattaatgtaaataaaatattgttcaaaTAAAACAGCAAATGAAAATGATCTaagcatgaattttactaattggtTTTAAAACATTTGAGTGCTCctg
The sequence above is drawn from the Bactrocera oleae isolate idBacOlea1 chromosome 5, idBacOlea1, whole genome shotgun sequence genome and encodes:
- the LOC106627888 gene encoding trichohyalin isoform X1 produces the protein MGIRFWQLQATVLYLIVATSFAREELRTCEDDGYVECFNIETTKYSSNGDIWVRGNSVYSKQSPPYQKVSERQEHSSHYDYGAHTEARDYSNRANNREVTRRADDRQERRETIRQLDNHEEQQEIAMRFDIRQEPREITRRVDDYKEGQEISIHRDEHPERRETTMRRDEQSERREMTIRVAGREERRAIEMRLDNRQERPEITRRVDDREERRETSMRRDDQQQPRQITRRVDDREERRETAIPGNDRQMTKHVDDHEERRDITRRVEDHKSRRAIEVRLDDRHEPRQITRRVDDHEKQRETSMRRDDRQERRQITGGVDDREGRRAFEMRLEDRQQPRGITKRVDDREEQREISMRRDDRQERQEITRHADDREERRETSMRRDYRQERRQIKRGVDDREGRRAFEMRVDNSEERRETSMRLDDRQQSRKIPKRVDDREERRESSMRRDEQQERLEISRRVEDRAGRQAIEMRLEDRQEPRQITRRAGNSEERRETSMRLDDRQEQQEITRRADDRDERRETSMRLDDRQERQEITRRADDREERRETSLRRDEQQERREISRRVDDRAGRQVIEMRLEDRQQSREITKRVDDREERRETSMRLDDRQERQEITRRADDRDERRETSRRRDDRQERRQITRGVDDREGRRAIEMRLEDRQEPRQITRRVDNSEERRETSMRLNDRQERQEITRRADDREERRETSLRRDEQQERRQITRRVDNSEERRETSMRLDDRQERQEITRRADDREERRETSMRLNHRQERQEITRRADDRDERRETSMRRDEQQNRREPTRRVYDREGRRIIEMRLEDRQEPRQISRRVDNREERRETSMRLDDRQERQEITRRADDRDERRETSRRRDDRQERRQITRGVDDREGRRAIEMRLEDRQEPRQITRRVDNSEERRETSMRLNDRQERQEITRRADDREERRETSLRRDEQQERLELSRRVDDDEERQETLMRRDEQQSRREPTRRVYDREGRRIIEMRLEDRQEPRQITRRVDNSEERRETSMRLDDRQDITRRADDREERRETSLRRDEQQERREISRRLDDRAGRQVIEMRLEDRQQSREITKRVDDREERRETSMRLDDRQERQEITRRADDREERRETSMRRDEQQERREISRRVDNREERRETSMRLDDGQERQEITRRADDREERRETSLRRDEQQERREISRRVDDRAGRQAIEMRLEDRQEPLQITRRADNSEERRETSMRLDDRQERQEITRRADDREERRETSLRRDEQQERREISRRVDDRAGRQAIEMRLEDRQEPRQITRRADNSEERRETSMRLDDRQERQEITRRADDREERRETSLRRDEQKERREISRRVDDRAGRQAIEMRLEDRQEPRQITRRADNSEERRETSMRLDDRQEQQDITGRVDNSEERRETSMRFDDRQERQEITRRADDREERRETLMRRDEQQERLELSRRVDDRAGRQAIEMRLEDRQEPRQITRRADNSEERRETSMRLDDRQERQEITRRADDREERRETSLRRDEQQERREISRRVDDRAGRQAIEMRLEDRQEPLQITRRADNSEERRETSMRLDDRQERQEITRRADDREERRETSLRRDEQKERREISRRVDDRAGRQAIEMRLEDRQEPRQITRRAGNSEERRETSMRLDDRQEQQDITGRVDNSEERRETSMRFDDRQERQEITRRADDREERRETLMRRDEQQERLELSRRVDNDEERHETLMRRDNQQNRREPTRRVYDREGRRIIEMRPDDRQKQQQITRRVDDRDERRETLMHRDDRQERQEITRRVDDREEQRALSRLDDREDQNEIARGTNRQIWRDHSNLIENNDELWAESSRLNNRDERLEIIVRELSTDNEMKSSPRTRTNVNLKRGYILLGQGTILAFALMKALKDYEFKIKRVSSQHIGDSAFLIGF
- the LOC106627888 gene encoding trichohyalin isoform X2 produces the protein MGIRFWQLQATVLYLIVATSFAREELRTCEDDGYVECFNIETTKYSSNGDIWVRGNSVYSKQSPPYQKVSERQEHSSHYDYGAHTEARDYSNRANNREVTRRADDRQERRETIRQLDNHEEQQEIAMRFDIRQEPREITRRVDDYKEGQEISIHRDEHPERRETTMRRDEQSERREMTIRVAGREERRAIEMRLDNRQERPEITRRVDDREERRETSMRRDDQQQPRQITRRVDDREERRETAIPGNDRQMTKHVDDHEERRDITRRVEDHKSRRAIEVRLDDRHEPRQITRRVDDHEKQRETSMRRDDRQERRQITGGVDDREGRRAFEMRLEDRQQPRGITKRVDDREEQREISMRRDDRQERQEITRHADDREERRETSMRRDYRQERRQIKRGVDDREGRRAFEMRVDNSEERRETSMRLDDRQQSRKIPKRVDDREERRESSMRRDEQQERLEISRRVEDRAGRQAIEMRLEDRQEPRQITRRAGNSEERRETSMRLDDRQEQQEITRRADDRDERRETSMRLDDRQERQEITRRADDREERRETSLRRDEQQERREISRRVDDRAGRQVIEMRLEDRQQSREITKRVDDREERRETSMRLDDRQERQEITRRADDRDERRETSRRRDDRQERRQITRGVDDREGRRAIEMRLEDRQEPRQITRRVDNSEERRETSMRLNDRQERQEITRRADDREERRETSLRRDEQQERRQITRRVDNSEERRETSMRLDDRQERQEITRRADDREERRETSMRLNHRQERQEITRRADDRDERRETSMRRDEQQNRREPTRRVYDREGRRIIEMRLEDRQEPRQISRRVDNREERRETSMRLDDRQERQEITRRADDRDERRETSRRRDDRQERRQITRGVDDREGRRAIEMRLEDRQEPRQITRRVDNSEERRETSMRLNDRQERQEITRRADDREERRETSLRRDEQQERLELSRRVDDDEERQETLMRRDEQQSRREPTRRVYDREGRRIIEMRLEDRQEPRQITRRVDNSEERRETSMRLDDRQDITRRADDREERRETSLRRDEQQERREISRRLDDRAGRQVIEMRLEDRQQSREITKRVDDREERRETSMRLDDRQERQEITRRADDREERRETSMRRDEQQERREISRRVDNREERRETSMRLDDGQERQEITRRADDREERRETSLRRDEQQERREISRRVDDRAGRQAIEMRLEDRQEPLQITRRADNSEERRETSMRLDDRQERQEITRRADDREERRETSLRRDEQQERREISRRVDDRAGRQAIEMRLEDRQEPRQITRRADNSEERRETSMRLDDRQERQEITRRADDREERRETSLRRDEQKERREISRRVDDRAGRQAIEMRLEDRQEPRQITRRADNSEERRETSMRLDDRQEQQDITGRVDNSEERRETSMRFDDRQERQEITRRADDREERRETLMRRDEQQERLELSRRVDDRAGRQAIEMRLEDRQEPRQITRRADNSEERRETSMRLDDRQERQEITRRADDREERRETSLRRDEQQERREISRRVDDRAGRQAIEMRLEDRQEPLQITRRADNSEERRETSMRLDDRQERQEITRRADDREERRETSLRRDEQKERREISRRVDDRAGRQAIEMRLEDRQEPRQITRRAGNSEERRETSMRLDDRQEQQDITGRVDNSEERRETSMRFDDRQERQEITRRADDREERRETLMRRDEQQERLELSRRVDNDEERHETLMRRDNQQNRREPTRRVYDREGRRIIEMRPDDRQKQQQITRRVDDRDERRETLMHRDDRQERQEITRRVDDREEQRALSRLDDREDQNEIARGTNRQIWRDHSNLIENNDELWAESSRLNNRDERLEIIVRELSTDNEMKSSPRTRTNVNLKRGYILLGQGTILAFALMKALKDYEFKIKVSSQHIGDSAFLIGF